The genomic stretch GATCCCGCAGCTCACCGAGCCGAGAGTTCCCGCTTCGAAGAAACGTGGCTGCCTGGGAGCCCCGCTACTCCATCCACCCCAGCACGTCCCGCGCGACGCACCACCGCGGGCCGGTCTCGCGGGCGCCGCGGCCGAGGATCCACTTGTCGTACAGCCGGGCGATGGTCTGGTCGGCCTGCTTCAAGCGGATCCAGGCGGCCAGCAGCTCGCTCCACTCCGGGTCGCCACGCGGCAGCGCGAACGCCACCTGCCCGCGGACCTGCGGCGCGGGGATCGCCACGTCGTACTGCGGGTACAGGATCGTGTGGGCGTAGCCCCCCTCGGCGCTCATGATCAGCCCGTCGTACGGTTCGGCCGTGGCGTCGTCGGACGGCTCGAAGAACTCGAGCGGCGACTCGACCACCGTGAGCTGCGCGTCGGGCAGGCGGCGGCGGATCGTCTCGGCGACACGCCTCCCCAGGATCGCCAGGCGGAGGTCCCGCGCGGCGGCCACGTCGTCCCAGCTCTCGAACTCCGCGCGGCGGTGGTCCTTGACCACGACCGACGCGGTCACCGTCATGTACGGCAGCGAGAACGCGCCATTGGCGAGCCGCTTGGCGTTGAGCAGCAGGCCGCCGATGGCGATGTCGATCTCGCCGCGGGAGAGCTGCTCGCCGCGGGTCTCGTAGGTCCACGGCACGAACTCGAGCCCGACGCCCAGCTCGTCGGCCAGCGTGTGCATCAGCGCCACGTCGAGCCCCACCAGTTCGCCCTCGTGGTTGAAGAACGAGAACGGCGTCATCTTCGGGTGGTAGCCGACCCGGATCACGCCGTCGGCCAGGATCCGCTCGAGCCGCGGGCCGGGCGTGGCGGGTGATTCTGCCTCGGCTGCGGGCGGATCGGTGACGACCGTCGCCGCCACGTCCGACGCGACCCGCATCTGCGTGAGGGTCTGCTGCGCGATGTCGTTCTCGCCGATCAGCCGTGCGAAGCCGATCCGGGCGGCCGGCAACGACGCCGCCAGCAGCACCACCACAACGACGGCGGTCGTGGCCGCCTTGCGGACGCTGACCGTCAGCGTGCCGGTCGCCGCGCAGGTGGCGATCAGGGTGAACGAGAACAGGTTCATCACCGCCAGCAGCGTCGCGAACCAGCCGTTCACTACGCCGGTCACCACGTACAGCTGGTACATGT from Posidoniimonas polymericola encodes the following:
- a CDS encoding cation:dicarboxylate symporter family transporter; translated protein: MPRLKKPQLKKIVRLNLSARIVVGLAAGVLCGLLFGEAVAWPGIVGKTYIGLLQMAILPYMVASLIGGIGALDAQKAKRLAVTAGVVLLASWGLALGFVFLTPLAFPSIEAGAFFSPSLTEVKPFDFVGPYIPVNPFRSMAQTVVPAVAVFSVATGIGLISVSPERKRGLLDMLEVTSAALTRVAVMVIRLAPFGLFAIAANAAGTMTIEEFGRLQVFIGSFVLMTLVLTFVVMPGIVAVVTPFRYTEVLRASRAALITGFATGNLFVVLPLLVEQGKLLFQDRGMRTADTDNFIEVLIPISFNFPNLGKLLTLAFVLFAGWYTGNDVALTDYPMFSVMGVLSLFGGVDLALPFLLDQMRIPSDMYQLYVVTGVVNGWFATLLAVMNLFSFTLIATCAATGTLTVSVRKAATTAVVVVVLLAASLPAARIGFARLIGENDIAQQTLTQMRVASDVAATVVTDPPAAEAESPATPGPRLERILADGVIRVGYHPKMTPFSFFNHEGELVGLDVALMHTLADELGVGLEFVPWTYETRGEQLSRGEIDIAIGGLLLNAKRLANGAFSLPYMTVTASVVVKDHRRAEFESWDDVAAARDLRLAILGRRVAETIRRRLPDAQLTVVESPLEFFEPSDDATAEPYDGLIMSAEGGYAHTILYPQYDVAIPAPQVRGQVAFALPRGDPEWSELLAAWIRLKQADQTIARLYDKWILGRGARETGPRWCVARDVLGWME